From Paenibacillus physcomitrellae, the proteins below share one genomic window:
- a CDS encoding deoxyguanosinetriphosphate triphosphohydrolase family protein, protein MNIQELRQHRQYPDNIGQEHSRATFERDYSRLIHSPTFRRLQGKSQVFGAGTGDYYRTRLTHSLEVAQIAREAARSLLRAYPAVETERAGHPGLIIDPEVVECAAISHDFGHPPFGHKGEEVLEGILENLIEEKIKQSLKGRKVSPAEAKHTREAIRRKYEHFEGNAHNFRLMMFLEKRESHDGLNLSDAVLLGTNKYPYPGTENKKGLYHHEWEYISFIRDQWGIPAGKKTLEAQLMDLCDDIAYSAHDLEDGIKAGKIEVHEHFLKDSHIQRLIVEKITTLEDDFWKGWTREQIGGKVDEVLTSFLQVWNAKMPTCDHDYSRTRREVKSYWVSLFVGSLGVVSDGNWQKVTFVKEGYEDEDMLRTVSVLKSFAWVTMIRDLRVQRLQKRSAWVIKRLWDAFVDPETSKSIVPGDWLRRFDRDQQKPNPIWTWEHMVIDYIAGMTDAYAEKIYNELYGLKVGTIYDMD, encoded by the coding sequence ATGAATATTCAGGAACTAAGACAACACCGGCAGTATCCGGACAATATCGGTCAGGAGCACAGCCGGGCAACTTTCGAGCGGGATTATTCCCGTCTGATCCACTCGCCGACCTTCCGCCGGCTCCAAGGGAAATCCCAGGTGTTCGGCGCGGGTACAGGCGACTACTACCGCACGCGGTTAACCCACTCCCTGGAAGTGGCGCAGATTGCCCGTGAGGCGGCAAGAAGCCTGCTGCGGGCATATCCTGCCGTGGAGACGGAGCGGGCCGGGCATCCCGGGCTGATTATCGATCCCGAGGTGGTGGAATGCGCGGCCATTTCGCATGATTTTGGACATCCCCCTTTTGGACATAAAGGCGAAGAAGTGCTGGAAGGCATTCTGGAGAATTTAATAGAAGAAAAAATCAAACAGTCGCTGAAAGGGCGCAAGGTTTCCCCTGCGGAAGCCAAACATACGCGGGAAGCCATCCGCCGGAAATACGAGCATTTCGAAGGCAACGCCCATAACTTCAGGCTGATGATGTTCCTGGAGAAACGGGAAAGCCATGACGGCCTGAATTTGTCCGACGCCGTGCTGCTGGGCACCAACAAATACCCTTATCCGGGCACGGAAAATAAGAAGGGTCTCTACCACCATGAATGGGAGTATATCTCCTTCATTCGGGACCAATGGGGCATCCCGGCCGGCAAAAAAACGCTGGAAGCGCAGCTTATGGATCTGTGCGACGACATCGCTTATTCCGCCCATGATCTTGAGGACGGCATTAAAGCGGGCAAAATCGAAGTTCATGAGCATTTCCTAAAGGACTCCCATATTCAAAGATTAATCGTTGAGAAAATTACGACGCTGGAGGACGACTTCTGGAAAGGCTGGACCCGGGAACAAATAGGAGGGAAGGTGGACGAGGTACTGACCTCTTTCCTTCAGGTGTGGAATGCCAAAATGCCGACCTGCGATCATGATTATTCCCGTACGCGGCGGGAAGTCAAATCCTATTGGGTCAGCCTGTTCGTCGGCAGTCTCGGTGTCGTCAGCGACGGCAACTGGCAGAAGGTAACGTTCGTCAAAGAAGGTTACGAAGACGAGGATATGCTCCGGACGGTCAGCGTGTTAAAAAGCTTCGCCTGGGTCACGATGATCCGCGACCTGCGGGTGCAGCGGCTGCAGAAACGCAGCGCCTGGGTGATCAAAAGGTTATGGGATGCCTTCGTGGATCCCGAAACCTCAAAATCGATCGTTCCCGGTGACTGGCTGCGCCGTTTCGACCGCGACCAGCAGAAGCCGAACCCAATCTGGACTTGGGAACATATGGTTATCGATTACATTGCGGGCATGACCGATGCATATGCAGAGAAGATTTACAATGAGCTTTACGGCCTGAAGGTCGGTACGATTTACGACATGGACTAA
- a CDS encoding thymidine kinase, which produces MAQLFFKYGAMNSGKSIEILKVAHNYEEQNKPVLIFTSAVDNRDEVGFVSSRIGFRRQAIPIFEDSDIYAAVQEHNPKPYCVLVDECQFLNEENIRQLVRIVDELNVPVMAFGLKNDFQNQLFEGSRLMLIYADKIEEMKTICWFCERKATMNLRVENGKPVYTGDQIQIGGSESYYPVCRKCHANPPL; this is translated from the coding sequence TTGGCACAGTTATTTTTCAAATACGGAGCAATGAACAGCGGCAAATCTATTGAAATTCTGAAGGTGGCCCACAATTATGAGGAGCAAAACAAACCTGTATTGATCTTTACGTCGGCGGTGGATAACCGTGATGAGGTCGGATTCGTGTCCTCGCGGATCGGCTTTCGCAGACAGGCCATTCCGATCTTTGAAGACAGCGACATTTATGCGGCTGTACAAGAACATAACCCAAAGCCCTACTGCGTGCTGGTGGACGAATGCCAGTTTCTGAATGAGGAAAATATCCGCCAGCTCGTTCGGATCGTCGATGAACTGAATGTGCCGGTAATGGCATTTGGCCTCAAAAATGATTTCCAAAACCAGCTGTTCGAAGGCAGCCGGCTGATGCTCATTTATGCCGATAAAATCGAAGAAATGAAAACGATCTGCTGGTTCTGCGAACGTAAGGCGACCATGAATCTGCGCGTCGAAAACGGCAAACCCGTCTACACGGGCGATCAGATCCAGATCGGCGGCAGCGAATCGTATTACCCGGTATGCCGCAAATGCCATGCGAACCCGCCGCTATAA
- a CDS encoding carboxylesterase/lipase family protein yields the protein MTQLKVDTQYGTVEGVSKDGVRIWKGLPYAKPPIGELRFQAPAAPESWEGIRKADTYGPISIQPVNETAGLFGQDAGAAPSEDCLYLNVWAPEETVGKPLPVMVWIHGGAFVTGSGSVPMYDGTKFARQGKVIMVSLNYRLGVLGFMHTGFLGEGFTSNAGLLDQIAALKWVQNNIAAFGGDPQQVTVFGESAGSMSIAALLAMPEAKGLFQHAIMQSGASQIMPEPAARSITTGLLGLLGISPQEAGKLKTVPPEQLMKAAGELRKRYGNDIAMLQQPVIDGVTLPHEPLAAIREGFAKDIALIIGTNRDEGGLFIRPDSPIMEEKDWLQAMELMTGIRGEAAAAIAARYPRTAAGQAQILTDLYFWRSALQFAAAQSRHASVWMYRFDWTSEAHPYLMQAIHAGEIMFVFDHLEMLGNIGVEADAPAQALARRMQQAWISFAKGGQPAVEGTVWPAYQLPERATYIFNTDSKVVYDPDAEKRSLLGE from the coding sequence ATGACACAGCTTAAGGTGGATACACAATACGGAACGGTTGAGGGCGTCAGCAAGGATGGCGTCCGGATTTGGAAAGGGCTTCCTTATGCCAAGCCGCCAATCGGCGAGCTTCGCTTCCAGGCGCCGGCCGCTCCGGAGTCCTGGGAAGGAATAAGAAAAGCCGATACATATGGTCCCATCAGCATTCAGCCTGTCAACGAAACGGCCGGACTGTTTGGCCAAGATGCCGGAGCTGCTCCATCCGAAGACTGCCTGTACCTGAATGTGTGGGCACCAGAGGAAACAGTGGGCAAACCGCTTCCAGTGATGGTCTGGATTCACGGCGGGGCTTTTGTGACCGGCTCGGGCAGCGTCCCGATGTATGACGGAACCAAGTTTGCCCGTCAGGGTAAGGTAATTATGGTCAGTCTGAACTATCGTTTGGGCGTATTGGGTTTTATGCATACTGGTTTTCTAGGGGAAGGCTTCACCTCCAATGCCGGGCTGCTGGATCAGATCGCTGCTCTGAAATGGGTGCAAAATAACATTGCGGCGTTTGGCGGTGACCCGCAGCAGGTCACGGTGTTTGGCGAGTCTGCCGGAAGCATGAGTATTGCGGCATTATTGGCGATGCCTGAGGCAAAAGGGCTTTTTCAACATGCGATCATGCAAAGCGGGGCTTCCCAGATTATGCCGGAGCCGGCTGCCCGGTCGATCACTACGGGGCTGCTCGGTTTGCTCGGCATCAGCCCGCAGGAAGCGGGCAAGCTGAAGACCGTTCCTCCGGAGCAGCTCATGAAAGCTGCGGGAGAGCTGAGAAAACGGTATGGCAACGATATCGCCATGCTGCAGCAGCCGGTCATCGACGGAGTGACGTTGCCGCATGAGCCGCTGGCGGCCATCCGGGAAGGTTTCGCCAAAGATATCGCGCTGATCATCGGAACCAACCGGGATGAAGGAGGATTATTCATCAGACCGGATTCTCCGATTATGGAGGAGAAGGACTGGCTGCAGGCGATGGAGCTGATGACCGGCATCCGCGGTGAGGCTGCGGCTGCTATAGCCGCCCGGTATCCGCGGACAGCGGCCGGTCAAGCGCAGATTTTGACTGACCTGTATTTCTGGAGATCTGCCCTGCAGTTTGCAGCAGCGCAAAGCCGGCATGCTTCCGTCTGGATGTATCGTTTCGATTGGACAAGTGAGGCTCATCCATACTTAATGCAGGCGATTCACGCCGGAGAAATCATGTTTGTTTTTGATCATCTGGAGATGCTCGGCAATATTGGGGTGGAAGCCGATGCGCCGGCTCAGGCGCTCGCGCGGCGTATGCAGCAGGCATGGATTTCTTTTGCCAAAGGTGGCCAACCTGCTGTAGAGGGGACGGTCTGGCCTGCTTATCAGCTGCCGGAGCGGGCGACTTATATTTTTAATACGGATTCGAAAGTGGTTTATGATCCTGATGCCGAGAAACGAAGCTTGCTGGGAGAATGA
- a CDS encoding aldehyde dehydrogenase — MNEKELEFGLDPDAILDSHKSFFEQGGTRSIALRILYLQRLKQALKKYEAEWFAALRKDLNKSDFESYTTELGIVLSEIGFISSRLTGWAKPRKVRTALTHVGSKSLITKEPYGTVLIIAPWNYPLQLALSPLVGAIAAGNTVVLKPSELTPNVSALLKQILGEVFPADYVTVVEGGPEVSNALLARKFDYIFFTGSVGVGKIVMEAAAKHLTPVTLELGGKSPCIVHDDANLRLAARRIVFGKFTNAGQTCIAPDYVLVHRNIRDRLLTELKAELARFYGGDPLNNPAYGRIVGQRQFDRLMSFLQDGKIVVGGEADRDKLKISPTILTDVHWGMPVMQEEIFGPLLPVLVYDELQEVIEWVRKRPKPLALYLFTGNRKVQRTVTHELSFGGGTINDTLMHIATPYLPFGGVGESGMGSYHGHESFRTFTHEKSIVKQTTLFDFSFRYAFSKRGLSIIRRLLK; from the coding sequence ATGAACGAGAAGGAACTCGAATTCGGACTGGATCCGGATGCTATTTTGGACAGTCACAAATCGTTTTTCGAGCAGGGGGGCACCCGGAGCATAGCGCTTCGTATTTTATATCTCCAGCGATTAAAGCAGGCATTGAAGAAATATGAAGCGGAATGGTTTGCTGCCCTTAGAAAGGATTTGAACAAATCCGACTTCGAGAGCTACACAACGGAGCTTGGCATCGTCCTGTCAGAGATCGGATTTATCTCAAGCAGGCTGACAGGGTGGGCGAAGCCGCGCAAAGTCCGGACGGCGCTGACACATGTCGGGTCAAAAAGTTTGATCACCAAGGAGCCATATGGAACCGTGTTGATCATCGCCCCGTGGAATTATCCGCTGCAGCTTGCCTTATCACCATTGGTCGGGGCCATTGCCGCCGGAAATACGGTTGTCCTCAAGCCGTCTGAATTAACGCCGAACGTATCGGCGCTGCTCAAGCAGATTTTGGGCGAAGTGTTTCCTGCAGATTACGTCACGGTTGTGGAAGGAGGACCGGAGGTCAGCAATGCTTTGCTGGCCAGGAAGTTCGATTATATCTTCTTTACGGGAAGCGTAGGCGTCGGGAAAATCGTCATGGAGGCGGCGGCCAAACATTTAACGCCAGTTACGCTGGAGCTAGGGGGCAAAAGCCCCTGCATCGTGCATGATGATGCCAATCTGCGTCTGGCTGCACGGAGAATCGTGTTCGGCAAGTTCACGAATGCCGGCCAAACCTGTATCGCCCCGGATTACGTGCTGGTCCACAGGAATATACGGGATCGTCTGCTTACAGAGCTGAAGGCCGAGCTTGCACGATTCTATGGTGGAGATCCGCTTAATAACCCGGCCTATGGACGGATTGTCGGGCAGCGGCAGTTTGACCGGCTGATGTCCTTTCTGCAGGACGGGAAAATCGTAGTTGGGGGCGAAGCTGACCGGGACAAGCTGAAAATCTCGCCCACCATCCTGACAGACGTTCATTGGGGAATGCCGGTCATGCAGGAGGAGATATTTGGACCGCTGCTGCCTGTGCTAGTTTACGATGAACTGCAGGAAGTGATCGAATGGGTGCGGAAGCGTCCGAAGCCGCTTGCCCTATACCTGTTCACCGGAAACCGTAAGGTTCAGAGGACTGTAACCCATGAGCTTTCCTTTGGCGGAGGGACCATTAACGATACGCTGATGCATATTGCGACCCCTTATCTCCCGTTTGGCGGTGTTGGAGAGAGCGGCATGGGCAGTTATCACGGCCATGAGAGCTTCCGCACGTTTACGCACGAGAAAAGCATCGTCAAACAGACAACCCTGTTTGATTTCTCTTTCCGTTATGCTTTCTCCAAACGGGGATTGTCGATCATTCGCAGGCTGTTGAAATAG
- a CDS encoding formate--tetrahydrofolate ligase, translating to MKSIYEIAANAGIREEHLEPYGKYKAKLNPSLMKELQDRPDGKLVLVTAVNPTPAGEGKTLTTIGLAQSLNAIGHKTVAALREPSLGPVFGMKGGATGGGKSQIVPAEEINLHFTGDLHAITSANNLLSAMIDNHIYQGNALQLDPARIVWKRALDMNDRGLRSIVSGLGQGNGPVRESGFLITSASEVMAVLCLSEDLQDLKRRLGQILIGYDISGQPVTADKLKAVEAMAVLLKEAIKPNLVQTLEGTPVLVHGGPFANIAHGCSSLIATRTALKLGEIVVTEAGFGAELGAEKFFDIKCRQSGLKPSAAVLVVTAKALKYNGGMPKDQLGMENLDSLKQGMGNLRRHVRNLQKYGVPVLVAINHFITDTDAEIEAIREECAALGVPAEVSKVFALGSEGGEQLANALAGLLEEGKDDFHPLYDTSLDLRSKIETIVKEIYGGETVTYSPSASRALAQMEKRGYGELPVCMAKTPYSFTDQPGLLGAPEGFTVNVSGVSLSAGAGFVVVETGNTMRMPGLPKVPAAERIVMGEDGQIEGLL from the coding sequence ATGAAATCTATTTATGAAATCGCCGCCAACGCGGGCATTCGGGAAGAACATTTGGAGCCTTATGGCAAATACAAAGCAAAGCTGAATCCTTCGCTGATGAAAGAACTTCAAGACCGGCCGGATGGCAAGCTGGTGCTGGTGACGGCGGTCAATCCGACCCCGGCGGGAGAAGGCAAGACGCTGACGACCATCGGACTGGCCCAGTCGCTGAATGCTATTGGGCATAAGACAGTAGCCGCGCTGCGCGAGCCATCGCTTGGACCGGTGTTTGGCATGAAGGGAGGAGCTACTGGAGGCGGCAAATCCCAGATCGTTCCGGCGGAAGAGATCAACCTGCATTTTACCGGGGATTTGCATGCGATCACGTCGGCCAATAATTTGTTGTCTGCGATGATTGACAACCATATTTATCAAGGAAACGCCCTCCAGCTGGATCCGGCCCGGATCGTATGGAAGAGGGCGCTGGATATGAATGACCGCGGCCTGCGTAGTATCGTGTCAGGTCTTGGCCAAGGCAATGGGCCGGTCAGAGAAAGCGGATTTCTGATCACGTCTGCTTCCGAAGTCATGGCCGTGTTATGCCTTAGCGAAGATCTTCAGGATTTGAAGCGCCGTCTCGGCCAAATCCTGATCGGATACGATATAAGCGGACAGCCGGTCACAGCGGACAAGCTGAAGGCGGTGGAAGCGATGGCTGTGCTGCTCAAGGAAGCAATCAAACCGAACCTGGTGCAGACGCTTGAAGGCACACCGGTGCTGGTGCATGGCGGTCCGTTTGCCAACATCGCCCATGGCTGCAGCAGTCTGATCGCAACCCGGACGGCGCTGAAGCTGGGGGAAATCGTCGTAACCGAAGCCGGCTTTGGCGCGGAGCTGGGGGCGGAGAAATTTTTTGATATCAAATGCCGTCAATCCGGGTTAAAACCTTCTGCAGCTGTACTCGTGGTTACAGCTAAGGCACTGAAATATAATGGCGGAATGCCTAAGGATCAACTGGGCATGGAGAATCTGGACAGTCTGAAGCAGGGGATGGGGAACCTGAGAAGGCATGTGCGGAACTTACAGAAATACGGCGTGCCGGTGCTGGTTGCGATCAACCATTTTATAACGGATACGGATGCAGAAATTGAAGCCATTCGCGAAGAATGCGCAGCGTTAGGTGTTCCGGCGGAGGTCTCCAAGGTGTTTGCGCTCGGCAGTGAAGGCGGGGAGCAGCTGGCCAATGCGCTGGCCGGTCTGCTGGAAGAAGGAAAGGATGATTTCCACCCTCTGTACGATACGTCGCTGGATCTGAGAAGCAAGATTGAAACGATCGTCAAAGAAATCTACGGTGGCGAAACGGTTACTTATTCGCCTTCAGCCAGCCGTGCGCTCGCCCAAATGGAGAAGCGGGGTTATGGTGAGCTGCCGGTCTGTATGGCGAAGACGCCGTATTCCTTCACGGATCAGCCTGGTTTGCTGGGAGCACCGGAAGGATTTACGGTGAACGTGTCCGGCGTCAGCCTGTCGGCAGGAGCCGGGTTTGTCGTCGTTGAGACAGGAAATACGATGCGTATGCCGGGTCTGCCGAAGGTGCCGGCCGCAGAGCGGATCGTGATGGGGGAAGACGGGCAGATTGAGGGATTGCTGTAA
- a CDS encoding zinc-dependent alcohol dehydrogenase, which translates to MNSYENLSVKFVAKAKAALVKETLHGRVLGDHEIFGKTIVSLISSGSERGGYMDYFGGNQYPVETGYAVVMEVLGTGERVEGIKPGDLVFASAPHCLYNIVGDDAVVPVLEGMAPEEAVLCRFPAVSMTTMLKTQIRPVEPVLVTGLGIVGLMCAQMMKHCGYEVYAVDHNKKRRETARECGLTRVYPSVEDCPAAGRFGLAIECSGAEQAALNALDALRKGGELSLVGVPWYRGTDTWAHDVFHKVFYGFITLTSGWEWSIPRHSTEFMPGSNYGNFAIGMEWIRNGDIKVDGIYELASPEECDRVYQAIVNKTAPKTCAIFDWRTLSVL; encoded by the coding sequence TTGAATAGCTACGAGAACTTGAGTGTCAAATTTGTAGCTAAAGCCAAAGCAGCTTTAGTGAAGGAAACGCTGCACGGACGTGTATTGGGGGATCACGAGATATTCGGTAAAACCATCGTTTCTTTGATTTCCTCCGGCTCTGAGCGCGGCGGTTATATGGATTATTTCGGCGGTAACCAGTATCCGGTGGAAACTGGGTATGCCGTGGTGATGGAAGTGCTGGGAACGGGCGAAAGGGTAGAGGGCATTAAGCCGGGAGACCTGGTATTTGCGAGTGCTCCGCACTGTTTGTACAATATCGTTGGAGATGACGCCGTCGTCCCCGTGCTGGAAGGGATGGCTCCTGAAGAGGCCGTTTTATGCCGCTTCCCGGCCGTTTCCATGACTACCATGCTGAAGACGCAAATCCGTCCCGTCGAGCCGGTACTTGTGACCGGTCTTGGTATTGTCGGTCTGATGTGCGCACAAATGATGAAACACTGCGGGTATGAGGTCTATGCGGTAGACCATAACAAGAAACGGCGTGAAACTGCACGGGAATGCGGGTTAACCCGTGTTTACCCGTCGGTGGAGGATTGCCCTGCTGCCGGAAGATTTGGTCTGGCCATCGAATGCTCCGGCGCCGAGCAGGCTGCTCTGAACGCTTTGGACGCTCTGCGAAAGGGCGGAGAACTTTCTTTGGTCGGTGTTCCCTGGTATCGGGGAACGGATACATGGGCCCACGATGTTTTTCATAAGGTCTTTTATGGCTTCATTACACTCACTTCCGGCTGGGAATGGAGTATTCCCCGCCACTCCACAGAATTTATGCCGGGAAGCAACTACGGCAATTTTGCGATCGGCATGGAATGGATCCGCAATGGGGATATCAAAGTTGATGGGATTTACGAGCTGGCTTCCCCCGAAGAGTGCGACAGGGTTTATCAGGCGATTGTCAACAAGACGGCGCCCAAAACCTGTGCGATTTTTGACTGGAGAACCTTATCTGTTTTGTAA
- a CDS encoding LacI family DNA-binding transcriptional regulator, with product MATIKDVAERAGLSTTLVSRYLNGRKGVSPDSREKIQSAIKELNYRPNGIARSLVLQKTQSIGIVLDNLCAPFAARLISGLEQGAEDFDKENKYNVLFCSSNGDLQKKKRHISYLTQGRVDGIIIYGSLTSDDTIIRELADSTFPFLLIENTVDDVNVDKVTIDNLEGAYRATEHLIKLGHKRIAHMAGNMNLKITLERMNGYIRALQDYQIPVQSDLILYPTFTPGEHHPSQDSDLRGDRSYYDAGYLEMKKMIAGGSLPDAIFFASDISAFGAIQAMEEAGIRVPEDISIIGFDDENPADYGCSCKPISTMRQPLYDLGYIGIKRLLASINDPDLPKEKVVLNAKLIVRDSCRNKEGIENETNLNS from the coding sequence ATGGCAACCATTAAGGATGTAGCGGAGCGTGCGGGGCTTTCCACGACACTTGTCTCGCGTTATCTAAACGGCCGGAAGGGCGTAAGCCCCGATTCCAGGGAGAAAATTCAGTCGGCCATTAAGGAACTGAACTACCGCCCTAACGGCATTGCTCGTTCGCTGGTCCTGCAGAAAACGCAAAGCATCGGCATCGTGCTGGACAATTTATGCGCCCCGTTTGCCGCTAGGCTGATTTCAGGGCTTGAGCAAGGGGCAGAGGATTTTGATAAGGAAAACAAATATAATGTGCTGTTCTGCTCTTCGAACGGTGATCTGCAGAAGAAAAAACGCCATATCAGCTATTTGACGCAGGGACGCGTTGACGGCATTATCATTTATGGCAGCTTGACCTCGGACGATACGATTATCCGGGAGCTGGCTGATTCTACCTTTCCGTTCCTGCTCATTGAAAACACGGTGGACGATGTCAATGTCGACAAGGTCACGATCGACAATTTGGAAGGGGCGTACCGCGCAACAGAGCATTTAATCAAGCTCGGACACAAGCGAATTGCCCATATGGCGGGCAACATGAACCTGAAAATTACGCTGGAGCGGATGAACGGGTATATCCGGGCTTTACAGGATTACCAGATCCCGGTGCAAAGCGATTTAATTCTGTATCCAACCTTTACGCCGGGTGAACATCACCCTTCTCAGGATTCTGACTTACGAGGGGACCGCTCATATTATGACGCAGGATATTTGGAAATGAAAAAGATGATCGCAGGCGGCAGTCTGCCCGACGCGATATTTTTCGCCAGCGATATCTCTGCTTTCGGCGCTATTCAGGCGATGGAGGAGGCGGGAATCCGGGTTCCCGAGGATATATCGATCATCGGCTTTGACGACGAGAATCCGGCAGATTACGGCTGCTCATGTAAACCGATCAGCACCATGAGGCAGCCGCTGTACGATTTGGGATATATCGGCATCAAACGTCTGCTGGCCAGCATCAACGATCCTGATTTACCTAAAGAGAAGGTCGTTTTGAATGCTAAACTGATCGTTAGGGATAGCTGCAGGAATAAAGAGGGGATCGAAAACGAAACCAATCTTAATTCTTGA